In Spirosoma sp. KUDC1026, the sequence ATTAGGTGATTTCTGTTCTAGATTAGTAATACAAAGGTACGAAATTCTTACGGGGATGCCTAGAGCGTCAGTTGCACCGAGCGAATGGACTCCCCGTAAAAGATGGCCGCCTGGCGGTCAAAATCGACGGTTGAATCGGTCGTCAGGAACGTCCGCTGGCCATGTTTACTGCATTGTTCCTCCAGGATCGGGTGCCGTTGCAGATAATCCGTCAGACTATCCGCTATGATCTCGCCCTGACTAACGATCGTCACTCCTACCGGAGCAGCCTGTCTGATCTTGTCAATCAGCAATGGGTAATGCGTGCAGGCCAGCAACAGCGTATCAATGATTGGTGACTTATCGATCAGCCGATTGATATGTTGCTTCACGAAGTAATCAGCACCCGGACTGGCAAACTCGCCGTTCTCAACCAGCGGCACCCACATGGGGCAGGCTTCCTGAAATACGTTCAGTCCTGGAAAGAATTTCTCGATTTCTACGACATACGATTCCGACGTAACGGTACCGCGGGTCGCTAATATACCAACGTGTCCGCTCTGCGAATAGTTGCCAATCACCTCCGTTGTGGGTCGGATTACACCCAGGACGCGCCGATCTGGCCCGTCAGGTCCCATTTCGGTCATTAGGGGCAGGTCGAGCTGCTGAATATTACGCAGCGCCTTAGCCGATGCCGTGTTGCAGGCCAGCACCACCAGCCGACAGCCCCGCGCGAACAGATGTCGCACACATTCGAGTGTGTATTGATACACAGTCTCAAACGAGCGGGTACCATAGGGGGTACGGGCGTTGTCGCCCAGGTACATGTAGTCGTATTCGGGTAGTTTTCGGACAATCTCGCGCAGAATGGTCAGACCGCCGTAGCCCGAGTCAAATACGCCAATGGGTTGATGCATAAAACTGAAAGTGCCGCTAACGAGCCAGCAGCTGGCTATAAATCATTGTCTTACTAACTCAGCTACTAGCCGGTTGGGTTCACGGCTAGTAGCTGTCCATTGAATAAAAGTAAGCCCAGAGGTTCTCCAATCACGATTGAAAAGGGTACCTTCGATTTGCCTACTTCCTTCATCCTTATTTCCGTACAACATGAAAAATTCCCTCTCCCGGCGTCAATTCATGAACAGCAGTTTGACAGCTGCCACTGGCCTGGCCGTATCAGGTATTCTGCCCGCTCCTGCTCTGGCAACCGGCTTCCCTCCCGAAAACAACCTACTCGTCGTTGGTCCGGTAGAAGGCTATTCGCCTATGATTGGTACGCTGGTTTCGATGCTGCGCTATAATCGTGAGACAATCATCAATACTATCAAGAATCTGACCGTTGCCCAGCTCGATTTTCTGTTCGACGGGCACGCCAATACCATTGGCGCGCTGGTGATGCACCTCGGCGCGACAGATAAGTTCTACCAGATCAATACGTTCGAAGGTCGGCAGGAGATGAACGCGGCCGAAAAGAAGGAATGGGGCGCAGCCATGGAACTGAATGAGGCCGGCCGCAAAGAAATCAAAGGGCACGACGCTCAATATTACATCGACAAGATCACGGCCGTTCGGGAAGAGACCCTGGCCAAACTCAAAACCAAAGACGATGCCTGGCTGCTGGCCCTTGACCCAGTCTGGTCGAAACAACAACCGGTTAATACATACTGGAAGTGGTTTCACGTCTGCGAACACGAATCGAACCACCGGGGCCAGATCACCTGGCTCAAAAGCCGCCTGCCGGGGGCTAAGCCGGCGAAGGACTGATACACCAAAACGAACATCTGCCTGTTTGATTCTGTCTAGGTAAATAATAAATCAGGTAATTTTGCACTGTAAGCTTGTTAGTGAACATATGCAGAAAGCAAACCAGTTAGACGAAATTGATGCCGCCGTTAACAAATTTGAGCCAGTTACGCCGGAAGATGCTTTCTACGTCAATTTTGAACATTTAAGAGGTGATTTCCAATCGCGGGATGTAACACGTATTCTAAACGTAACACCCCGCAATGGTCATTACTATTTTAATTATCAGCCTAACCGTAATAACAAGACACTGCTTTTTTTAGCAGGTATGCG encodes:
- the murI gene encoding glutamate racemase, which produces MHQPIGVFDSGYGGLTILREIVRKLPEYDYMYLGDNARTPYGTRSFETVYQYTLECVRHLFARGCRLVVLACNTASAKALRNIQQLDLPLMTEMGPDGPDRRVLGVIRPTTEVIGNYSQSGHVGILATRGTVTSESYVVEIEKFFPGLNVFQEACPMWVPLVENGEFASPGADYFVKQHINRLIDKSPIIDTLLLACTHYPLLIDKIRQAAPVGVTIVSQGEIIADSLTDYLQRHPILEEQCSKHGQRTFLTTDSTVDFDRQAAIFYGESIRSVQLTL
- a CDS encoding DinB family protein, which produces MKNSLSRRQFMNSSLTAATGLAVSGILPAPALATGFPPENNLLVVGPVEGYSPMIGTLVSMLRYNRETIINTIKNLTVAQLDFLFDGHANTIGALVMHLGATDKFYQINTFEGRQEMNAAEKKEWGAAMELNEAGRKEIKGHDAQYYIDKITAVREETLAKLKTKDDAWLLALDPVWSKQQPVNTYWKWFHVCEHESNHRGQITWLKSRLPGAKPAKD